The sequence TCGTGCCGCCGCTGCTGTCTGTGTCGCTGCGAATAGCGACGGCGCTGGCGGCCCTGCTGCTTCCCCTGCTGCATGTTGCGCTGCCCTGGATGCTGGCAGGCCTGGTGGCGCTCCACCTGATTCATATGGTCGTGGGGGTGCGGGCGTGGTTTGCCAGCGAACATGCCGGGCGCAACGACGTTCACTGAGGCGTAGCACCTGAACAGGACGGCCGGGTACATTTCGCTAATAACATAATTATGGTACAATATTCGTATGAAGATCACCCCCCAGAGCATTCGCATCGGCACCCGTTCGCTGCCTGCCCAGGGCGGGTTTCTGCATGCCCAGAGCGCCCTCGATCTGCTGGGCCTGCCGTTTCCTGCCGACTGGGAAGCCTTCGCCCGCACCCACACCCTGACTGCCCCCACCCGCGACTTTGGCTGTGGCCCGGAAGCCACGCTGTCGCTGCCCGAATTCGTGCGCCTGGGTTTTGCCGCCCAGACCCCCCAGGCCCGCCGCTGGCAGAAATCGGCCCATACCCTGATCGCCCGCATGCTGGCCGGAGACGTGCGCCTGAGCGCCCAGATCGCGGAGGCCAACCCCGACCCGCAGGCGCAGCGCTGGCTGCACGCCCGCCTCGAAAACCAGAATGCCCGCAAGGCGCTGATGAGCACCGTGGCGCGGCACGGCGGCAGCGAACTGGTGTATGGGCAACTGGGCAGCATCAGCAACCGCAGCGTGCTGGGAAGTGACAGCGCCACGCTGCGGCGGGAACGCGGCGTCAAATCGACCCGCGACGGCCTGAATACCGAGGAATTGCTGCGGCTCAGCTATCTGGAGAGCGCCACTGCCCGCGCCATCGAGGAGCGCGGCGTTCATGGCAACGAGGCGATTCTGGGTGTGCATCGCCAGCTTGCCGAGCGCGAGCGGCAGACCTGGGGGGGCCAGCGCCCCGCCAGCCGCGCAGAACTGTCTCCGTCTCAGGCAGGTTGAAGTGCGTTTCGCTGCTTCATCATAAACGTCTGGTTATTCCAGGCCCGGTTTCCAGCAACGGAGACCGGGTCTTTCTTTGGATAGCTGTCCCTCTTCTGTTTGATAGGCGTTCTGCACCCGTCTTCTCTCGCCTCCCTTTCCGATGCCCGCTGCTGTAGAATCGTCAGCGTTCCGTACTACACTGAGCAGGTGAGTGTTTTTACTCACACCAAATGATTGATTCTGGCGTTGCGGCGCTTTCAGCGTTCGGCTGGGGCGCAGCGGGCCTTGTACACACCCAAAGGAGCCATATGACGGTATTTGTTGTCATTCTGGCGCTCCTGGTCGGACTGGCAGTGGCATATCCTCTCGGTCTTTCGCGCGGGCAGGCTCGCCGTGCGGAGCTTGACGACAGCCTGCAACGGGAAGCGCTGGCTCAGGCCGAGCGCATTCGGAGCGAGGCCGAGGCTCAGGCACAGAGCTTGCGTGCCGAGGCGGGACGAATTCGGGAGGATGCCAGCAGACTGTATCAGGAGGCCGAAGTGAGGCAGGCGCAGGCCACGCAGCAACGTGACGCTGCGGTTGCCGACGCCGTGCGTGAGCGGGCCGACACTGCCCGCGAACGAGAGGCGCTCAAGCTGGACCGCCAGGAAACCAAGCGCGAGCGAGATGAGCTGAAACGCGAGATCGAGCGGGTGAATCGCCGGGCCGAGCAACTGGACGCACGCGGCGACCGCCTGAGCCATCAGGAAGAGCGGTTGGAGGCACACGAGAAGGCGCTGGTCGAGCAGGAAGCGCATCTGGTCGAGCGCCAGCGCAGCGTGGAACTCAAGCTGTACGAGGTGGCGGCGCTCACGCCCGATCAGGCCAGAGAGCAGCTTCTGAGCAAGATCGATGCCGAACTGGATGAGGAAAAAGCCATCCGGGTGCGCTCGATGCAGGAGCGGGCGAGCACCGAGGCCAAGCGGCATGCCCGCCACATCATCGCCCAGGCCATCCAGCGCAGCGCTTCCGAGACCTCGGCGGCGCTGTCTGTGTCGGTGGTGCCCATTCCCAGCGACGCCATGAAGGGCCGCATCATCGGGCGCGAGGGGCGCAATATCCGCGCCTTCGAGAGCCTGACCGGTGTCGATCTGATTATCGACGACACGCCCGAAGCGGTGATTCTGAGCAGCTTCAATCCGGTACGCCGTGAGGTAGCGCGGCACGTGCTGGAAGCGCTGGTGGCCGACGGGCGCATTCACCCGAGCCGCATCGAAGAGATGGTTCACCGTGCCCAGGACGACATGAAGACCTTCATCTACAGCCAGGGCGAGGAGGCCGCCAGCAGCAGCGGCGTGCTGGGCCTGAAGCCGGGGCTGGTGCAGCTGCTGGGGCGCATGTACTTCCGCACCAGTTACGGGCAGAACGTGCTGAAACATAGTGTGCAGGTGGCGCACCTGACCGGCATCATGGCCGCCGAACTGGGCCTGGACGTGAATATGGCCCGCCGCGCCGGACTGATGCACGACGTGGGCAAGAGCATCGACCGCGAGATCGAGGGCACGCACGTCGATATCGGCGTGTCATTGGGTCGCCGCTTCGGAGAGCCGATGGAAGTGATCGACGCCATCGCGCACCACCACGACCCCGAGAACGGTGAGACGCTGTACAGCGTGTTGGTCGCTGCCGCCGACGCCATTTCTGCGGCCCGGCCCGGTGCGCGGCGCGAGGAACTGGAAAGCTATATCAAGCGGCTGGAAAATCTGGAACACATCGCCGTCAGCTTTCCCGGCGTACAGACCGCCTACGCGGTGCAGGCCGGGCGCGAAGTGCGCGTGCTGGTGCAGCCCGAAAAGGTCAGCGACGCGCAGGCGACCCTGCTGGCCCGCGAGATCGCCAACCGCATCGAGCAGGACATGGAGTACCCCGGTCAGGTGCAGGTGACGGTGGTGCGCGAGAGCCGGGCGGTGGAAGTGGCGAAGTAGGGAAGAGCGCGAATCCACAGAAGGGAGGGGCATCCACACTCGGATGCCCCTCCCTTCATTTCTTCTGCGATCCGTACCACTGGCCCCGGTTCCTGTCTTCGCGGCTCCGTCCCCTGTGCGGAGATTCAATCGGAATCCGGATCAGTCCTGTTCTGCTGTGCCTGCAAATACAGCTCCAGAATCTGCACCGCCGCCGCTTCGTCGAGGTCTGCGGCTCCCAGCGCCCGCGCCCGCTTGGTGGTAAAGCGCTCGTCCTGATACACGACCTCCAGCCCGGCAGTCTTCAGCTCGCGTGCGAAGGAACGTACCCGGTCGGCGGTGGGGCTGGGTTTGCCGTCGATGCTGAGCGGCAGTCCGAGGACCACCCGCGCCGCGCCCTCGGCCCGGACTTTGGCGAGCACCTGCCGCACGTCCCAGATCAGGCGTTTGCGGTCGAAGCTGCCGCGCCCGAAGGCCAGAGCGCCCCGGCTGGCCGCGAAGCCGATACGGGTCTTGCTGACATCCAGCGCGAGCAAGACTGGCAGGGAAGACGTCGCCTCTGGCCCGCTCATCAGTGGCTCGCCTCTGCCGCCCGCAGAAAGATGGCCGCCGCTTCCCGCACCTGCTCGGTGGTGGTCGCCGCCCCGAAGCTGAACCGGATGCTGGCGCGGGCATCGGCGGCACTCAGGCCCAGCGCGGTCAGGACGTGGCTCGGCTGCATGGTTCCGGCGCTGCACGCACTTCCGGCACTGGCCGCCACGCCCATCAGATCGAGGTTCATCAGCAGCGCTTCCCCGTCGGCCCCCGCTACCGTAAACGACGCCACCTTGGGGCTGCCCGCCGGGGTGTGGTTGGCCCGAATGCCGGGCACATTCAGCAGCTCGGTCAGGAGGTCTTGCAGTTGGCGCAGGTGGGCGAAGGTGGCGGGCCGCTCGCGCTCGGCTTCCTCCAGCGCTGCGCCCGCCGCCGCGATGCCGGGGGCGTTCTGCGTTCCGGCCCGCAGCCCGCGTTCCTGCCCGCCGCCCATCAGCAGCGGCGGCACTTCCAGCCCCCGGCGCAGGTACAGAAAGCCCACGCCCAGCGGCCCGCCCCACTTGTGGGCGCTGAAACTGGCGGCATCGACGTTCCAGTCGTGCAGGGCCACGGGCAGCACGCCGGGCGACTGCACCGCGTCGGTATGAAACAGTGCGCCGCCCGCATGCGCGACCTCGGCCAGCGCCGCCACGTCCTGCACCACGCCGATTTCGTTGTTGGCATGGTGGATGCTGACCAGAAACGTGTCGGGACGGAGCGCCGCTTTCAGCGCGTCGGGCGTGATGACGCCGCCGGGGCCGGGTGGAAGAAACGTCACGTCGATGCCCTGGGTCGCCAGCCAGCGGGCCGGAGCCAGCACCGCCGAATGCTCCAGCGCACTGGTGACCAGGTGGCCCCGGTACTGCTGCGCCGCGCCCAGGCCCAGCAGCACAGTGTTATCGGCCTCGGTGCCGCCGCCCATCGCCAGCAGTTCCAGCGGACTGGCACCCAGAGCACGCGCCACCTGTGCCCGTCCGTCTTCGAGTGCCTGCCGCATCTGCTGCCCTGCCCGGTGAATGCTGGCGGGGTTGCCCGGCTGCGAACTCAGGTGCAGATACACCGCCGCTGCCGACGCCCGCAGCGGGTGGGTCGCGGCATAGTCGAGATAGATGTCGCCCTGCTGCATGGTCATGAAAACGCCGCCATCAGGGTGCCGGGAAGCTGGTGAGTTCCTGACCGTTCACACGCACCACGAACGTGGCGTCGCCGCGCACCTGAATGCTCTCCTGCTGGGCGGTGGCCCCGGCAACCGTGCTGCTGGGCGTGCCCGACAGCACCGTGCGCTCTCCGTCGGCGTCGCGCACGATGATATCAACCGTGCCGTCTGGCAGGTTGCTGGGAAAGGTGTAATTCAGGGCGACGGTGCGGGTCGGAGTGGTGTCGGCAGGAGTGGGTGTGACGGGTGTGGGCGTCACGGGGGTGGTGTCGGGCGTGGTCGTCGCGGGCGTGGTGGGTGTCGGTGTCACAGGGGTGGTGTCGGGCGTGGTCGGGGTCGGCGGAATGGTGGTGGTGTCGGGGGCCGTGGTATCAGGGGTGGTGGGTGTGGTGACCGGGGTCGGCGTGACCGGAGTTGGCGTCACGGGGGTGGGCGTCACCGGGGCCGGGGTCGGCTGGACGGGAGCGACGTATACCGGAGGCGGCAGCGGCAGCGCCCCGGTACTCTGGCTGGGGCCGGTAAAGGGAATGGTGGCGATGGTCAGCGTGACCGGCGATCCCACATCCACCTTGACGTAGGGGGCGGGCTGCTGGGCCAGCACGGTGTTCTGCCGGGCGTCGCTGTTCTGCCGCGTGACGGTATGAACCACCAGTCCGGCGCGGCGGGCCAGGTCGCGGGCATCTTCGAAGCTCAGGCCGGTGAGGGGGGGCAGCCACGTCAGCTTGCTCTTCACGCCGCCCGACACCATCAGCGTCACCTTGTCGCCG is a genomic window of Deinococcus ruber containing:
- the ruvX gene encoding Holliday junction resolvase RuvX, which gives rise to MSGPEATSSLPVLLALDVSKTRIGFAASRGALAFGRGSFDRKRLIWDVRQVLAKVRAEGAARVVLGLPLSIDGKPSPTADRVRSFARELKTAGLEVVYQDERFTTKRARALGAADLDEAAAVQILELYLQAQQNRTDPDSD
- the rny gene encoding ribonuclease Y, translated to MTVFVVILALLVGLAVAYPLGLSRGQARRAELDDSLQREALAQAERIRSEAEAQAQSLRAEAGRIREDASRLYQEAEVRQAQATQQRDAAVADAVRERADTAREREALKLDRQETKRERDELKREIERVNRRAEQLDARGDRLSHQEERLEAHEKALVEQEAHLVERQRSVELKLYEVAALTPDQAREQLLSKIDAELDEEKAIRVRSMQERASTEAKRHARHIIAQAIQRSASETSAALSVSVVPIPSDAMKGRIIGREGRNIRAFESLTGVDLIIDDTPEAVILSSFNPVRREVARHVLEALVADGRIHPSRIEEMVHRAQDDMKTFIYSQGEEAASSSGVLGLKPGLVQLLGRMYFRTSYGQNVLKHSVQVAHLTGIMAAELGLDVNMARRAGLMHDVGKSIDREIEGTHVDIGVSLGRRFGEPMEVIDAIAHHHDPENGETLYSVLVAAADAISAARPGARREELESYIKRLENLEHIAVSFPGVQTAYAVQAGREVRVLVQPEKVSDAQATLLAREIANRIEQDMEYPGQVQVTVVRESRAVEVAK
- a CDS encoding cysteine desulfurase family protein — encoded protein: MTMQQGDIYLDYAATHPLRASAAAVYLHLSSQPGNPASIHRAGQQMRQALEDGRAQVARALGASPLELLAMGGGTEADNTVLLGLGAAQQYRGHLVTSALEHSAVLAPARWLATQGIDVTFLPPGPGGVITPDALKAALRPDTFLVSIHHANNEIGVVQDVAALAEVAHAGGALFHTDAVQSPGVLPVALHDWNVDAASFSAHKWGGPLGVGFLYLRRGLEVPPLLMGGGQERGLRAGTQNAPGIAAAGAALEEAERERPATFAHLRQLQDLLTELLNVPGIRANHTPAGSPKVASFTVAGADGEALLMNLDLMGVAASAGSACSAGTMQPSHVLTALGLSAADARASIRFSFGAATTTEQVREAAAIFLRAAEASH
- the ddrC gene encoding DNA damage response protein DdrC produces the protein MKITPQSIRIGTRSLPAQGGFLHAQSALDLLGLPFPADWEAFARTHTLTAPTRDFGCGPEATLSLPEFVRLGFAAQTPQARRWQKSAHTLIARMLAGDVRLSAQIAEANPDPQAQRWLHARLENQNARKALMSTVARHGGSELVYGQLGSISNRSVLGSDSATLRRERGVKSTRDGLNTEELLRLSYLESATARAIEERGVHGNEAILGVHRQLAERERQTWGGQRPASRAELSPSQAG